Part of the Pieris napi chromosome 6, ilPieNapi1.2, whole genome shotgun sequence genome, attagaaaaccgctgtggtttATATTGATGTCACCATAACAGTCTTGTTTAGGAGCGCGACgaatgcatataaaagtagttttttaatttgctgttTATGTTGCTGTATATATTGATCACATGCAGAAATAGGCTTGTTGTAAATGATAATAGGATAGTATACTTATCCATGCTAATATACTCACATAGGGGACCAGGCCTCAATAGAAAAGTTTAACAGACGACTTGTGAAAGTAACAAAACAGCATGGAGAGGAAGCTCGGGAGCTTTTGAAGTTGATGGGAGTGCCTGTTGTTGAAGCACCTTGTGAGGCTGAAGCGCAATGTGCAGCATTGGTAGGTGTTATCGCTATACTCGAAGAATTGTTACGCCATGGCtgttagaatatttaatcaccttcctaaaaattatagatcACTGTcatgtaatgttttcaaggggaaggtgattagatttttaaagtcaaggtgcttttaCAGCGTAACCAAGTATTTAGAacataagtttaacaattactcataaattacttcttattatgacatttgcatgcctgttattgtatggctgattgtgcggacttttcttgttgttgtttttattttattttgtaccactatcatggcaaataaaggatttattattattatgttatttgtcaGAATATATGGATTAAAGAACAAGAACTCATTACAGTTTTAACttgatttgttaaaaatataaattaatacaataactgtttgtaaagatttaattattacaaaccTCACTTTAAGAGACTTGCAGACATGATTGCTGTAACGCACATATCATTTTGAGTCatgcaaataatataacaaaatcacttttatatatatctttaattatattttatacaaaaattttttAGGTAAAAGCAGGCAAAGTTTTTGCAGTGGCGACAGAGGATATGGATGCCCTTACCTTCGGTTCTAATGTCCTACTCCGACACTTGACTTTCTCTGAGGCCCGAAAAATGCCAGTTCAAGAATTCCATCTGGATCAAGTTTTGAATGGATTGGAGCTTAATCATAAAGAGGTATTTAGAAATGCATAGTTTAATTGTAGGTCtgataatgaataataattatatatttataataatattttaaagaatattatgGTGATAATAATGGCGTccaaatttgtttataatctcatatatatgtataagtaaatatacaaattataatctgtacaaaaatatattaactttaCTAGTTCTGTAACAAAGGTATGGCATATATCCATCCCAGAGCATCCGGGATCTTCTAGGTTATATTCCCTTGGATTAACTATTTGTCTTGTTGGTAGACAAAGTTTTATTTCAGTGGTAAtgccttaaaataaaataaaaaatcaccaATGTTTCAGAAACATAATCAgtctttgaataataatatagaagaatgtttaatttatatgattttACGTACATAATAGTTTGGATaggatgttcaaataaatgaaactcttAGATTGAAGCTGGGTGTCAACTGGCTTTAAGCGTTTAGAACATGAGACAGAACTTATAACTTACATAACATTAgagtggggttgcgacgctggattaacaaaaactaaGTTGAATTATTGAagggttcttaaatctaagtgagATTTTTGTTACCTATCAAGAAAGTGTAGTTCATCTATTGGATATTATCAGAAACTGGAATGTTATATTGCAAGTGATGAGTGTGGGAAAAAGCAAGGGCCCATTTTGGCTTCAAATGTGCAATGATTGCTTACATTAGGTTTAcccttctaattattaactaaaatattatatacatgttACTTACTCACATAACTAgggttcaattttttttcagtttatcGACCTTTGCATACTCCTTGGATGTGACTACTGTGGGTCCATAAGGGGAATAGGCCCCAAACGGGCCATCGACCTTATAAAGCAACATCGGTGTCTCGAAGATGTATTgagaaatattgatttaaataaataccaaccACCAGAGAACTGGGATTATTTGGATGCGAGGCGATTGTTTTTGGAACCCGAAGTTACTGATGCTGATAAAATTGAGGTATATTTtaaccaaacttttttaatttaattataacagtTTTTAATCTTGTAGAGGAAGACAATTTCCACATTCCTATTtgaattatcaataaaagagtactaactaattataaaaagtttctctttcaagtattacgtaacatttttgggggggggtccttttgtaaaacgttacgatgcggagCTGGAATTggattacgcgttattgttaatattattttggacTTTCCAGttctttacaccacataatggtaacttttaggtataaagagtcactaggtggtcacgaaacgttttactattggatATAGAAAAAcgttagaagcattaatatttatatctttaatgacgaatcacaagtgtacattgtgttacctacgtgaataaatgatttttgatttttgaatttttttttgttacggcgcgttacatgggggggagGGTTCAATAATAAtgtccaaaaattgcgtgacgtaatacttgaacgctccctgtATAGGGTTGTAGTGGCCCTGGATAATTATTAAGATAATCAGTAACTATTCATGATACTGTGTGAGGAGGCTTAGTCTTACAAATATTTCAGTTAAAATGGAGTGACCCTGACGAAGAAGGCCTAGTTAAGTTTCTATGTGGAGACAAACAATTCAATGAAGAAAGAGTCAGAAATGGCGCCAAGAAATTGTTCAAAGCTAGAACTGGCACTACGCAGGGACGGCTTGATGGATTTTTCAAggtgattttgatgaaattgaGCAATAAGTTACACTCTTACTACACAACCTTTTGgcgtatttttattcattttttctgttttgtgAAGTGTTATTGTTCTATACTATTTTCGCTTCTATTCTTTACAAAAACTATTAAGTTGCTGGCTATCAGTTTTGCGATTTGTGATCTACACCTGACtatagttaatataatattttttcaatttacttACTAAATCGTTAAAAAGATTTgacaaatattaacaaattactttttatttaaactggTTTTATTCAGAAATACAgtttaaactctttataacgaattttaaGGGGTAGagcatttttattcgttatcGTGGGTTTCGTTATAGGGAGGAAAGAATTGACgtataaaattgataataaatttatcacATTTTTACGTTATCGAGAGTTCTGCGTTATAACaaatgacgttataaagagaaTACACTGTTAATTTCTTTGCTAACGTAATATCTtacttttttaactaataaaatataattaactttacttcttttttttaaataaataaaaaataaatagaataaaaatacaaaaactaataaatacatcatttaaaaatctttgaacTGTTTTAACGGTGTTTCTATGAAAACCCAACTGAACATTATTTTTAGCATTtatcaatgttaattttaatatttttaactatttaatttaaaaacttttaatttcgATTAAATTAGAGAGAGAGAAAAAAAGAGAATGAAGTGTTGCATGGTATTGGTAATCAgacttttaaagaaatatatctcAACAGGTACTCTCAACGACACCGAACCCAAAACGTAAAGCTGAAGAAGAGaagaataaatcaaataaaaaagcaaaaacTGGTGGTGGACGGGGAAggaaaccaaaataaatcttatGATAATCTGTGTCGTAATTATGAAGATATGACATAAATTAAGAAACTctgaaataaaacactttaatgttaaaaaaccAATTCATAAAACGAAATAGAGTCTAATTGCACTCTTTTCAATAATTCTTCCGTCTCTTAAATCTACTAAAAtgacacattttaatttaaaaataaaataaaacgtaggaaaaataataataaaattacgggttattttataaaggtGTATTTTGCCCCCTTTTCATGAAAAAAAACGATGCACCATTTCGATCAAAGTACTAATGTGACTCCTTTCAACACagcgtaaatacaatttgacagaaagagacggaAGACTTTAGAAAGTGCAAAGACAAACTTTTTATGATCGAAagggatattttttatagggaCAGGCTCCTTAGCTTTTCCAACtttgtaaacaaatatttaaatcccCGAAAAAAGACTAAATATGTTAGACGCTTAAGTTTCGCATTCcggtaatgtaaataattgtaataaataagatttttctAAATGGTTTTTTATTGCCCTAGACTTGTATTGGCGGAACCAGAGAGCGATGTGTGGGGCCTAACAGGTTGCTGTATTACATATTTCTAACTCATATCgtattgattttaatgatatttattcattatcaATTAAAACTATTCATACCCTGAAAAGCGCTAACCATACCACCCGCCGCTAAAGATTCTCGACCTCAGGGGCCATTCAAGTATTGCGTTAGCACTATAAGGGTGGGGGGGAtgttctttgattttcttatttggtgattacgtcatcattaattatttaattttacttatatatatatataaaaatgaattgctgttcgttagtctcgctaaaactcgagaacggctggaccgatttggctaattttggtcttaaattatttgtggAGGGCCAGAGAAGGTTTAaacgtaaatattaattatgattaaattaaaatactaaaaaataaaattgaatattcCAATAAAATCTGTTCCTATTGTGTGttcctacgtatttttataaataaagaggTATCACTTGGTTGTCATATAATTATAGGTGCCTACAGATATGTGTGTATCATGACTGTAGTTTGAGGTTGTATTTGGtctcttttaaaaatgttgtattacgTTTTGACACAAAAATATGAAGGTGATACGAAGTTCGCGAGTtcatctagttttatatatatattacccacacattgtctatacttaaaaacgaaatgcattttcgatgattcctacaataataatacgtttatgtactattatttttgagagctttgcttacttttgctgacaaaaCGGGGgaataaattgcagtaaatctgcatACGTAATACCTGAACGGCCCCTTAGCCACTGAGGCCTTCAAACCGGCCAGTCAGTGGTTATACTGATCGAGTATCAATCCTCTCTAGGTTGGAGGAACAGTACACCTTCGTTCCCCCAGATTTTTAGAAATTCCACCCCTATGGCTGGCCTCAGCCGCAATTGCAAACAAATGAACACAACACTAAAAAATCAGCACACGTAAttccaaaattaataaattaaatcccGTATGGCTCAGTTGGTTTATACTTGAATTCCATTccgatatttttaatataaaaaactttagacgtgtcaagggacacccggatggaacgaaattcctttcgattaatttatatgttaattggtatcataacagtatgatagattttctcgacaccaatcttacgacgaaaaaaaaagccaacatcacgaggtgttcccaggcggtcttaatccaagtactgacctcgcccgacgttgcttaacttcggtgatcggacgagaaccggtgtattcaacgtggtatggagttatggacgttggcgatagctaaatcgaaaatgtaaaatttaacaactatagcaaaaagtgtcgttacaacttttggtcttaatttattccgtctagccccctttcgcaacgctcgataacttcgttccaacaatactaatttagttaagtgattccaaaaataattttcatttcttatccctacaaaaaaaagccaacatcacgaggtgttctcaggcggtcagtggtcacccatccaagtactgacctcgcccgacgttgcttaacttcggtgatcggaggAGAACcggtattacaatagcaaatagcaaaaaagtgtcgtgacaacttttcgtaagaattttttccgtctagccccctttcacaacgcgcgataaggaacttcgttccaataaattTATGAAGCAAAATAAACGCAGGAATTATAGCGCAGATACACTTGCGGAACACAATAGTGACAGCTACAATCTGCAGCTACCCGGAAACGCTCTTACGAAGTTACTTCAGCCCCAAATAACAACTATAAACTATATAAACAACTTCTCTACCTCAGCCACCGTTACACCAGTCGAGAATCCTTCCGGTCGGAGAACCCCGCACCATCCTTCCTACACAACCCGCTTAAGTCGCTTCTTAGACCCAACCAAATCGTCTTAACCGACTTTTTAAAGTTGTATTATTCTCAATATATGAATACTCGTTCATtagttagtaaaaaaaatcaaatttgtgctaatatttatttcaacataCAAATACATctctaaacataaatatttacttaataactaATCGCGAACCATGCGCGGTGCATTCAACACAAGCCTTTTATCCTACaaccaaaattttaaaaaattaacagtgataaaaagatctaaattttaatttccataaatattttttacaaacagCTGTTTCCaacattaaacaatattaatacgataaaatattagattttaaatgaGTCATATATCAATACATAGTCCTCGTGATTCTTAGAcgaatataaagatattgtataAACGACACTTCTAAGTTGTCTGGgtattaaaagttttctttcaAGAAATTGATCAATCCATTGGTGGAAGCATCGTGCGATGAAACTTTAGTTCCATCAAGTAACTCTGGTTCGATTGCCTTCGCCAATTGCTTTCCCAACTCAACACCCCATTGGTCGAAGGAGTTGATATCCCAAATCACACCCTGTGTGAAGATTTTGTGCTCATACATCGCtgaaattaaatcattttgtATAGAATGCTCGGATTATCAGGAAATCTTATGATCGATTCAATTGACGGttgatttttattctttttttttttaagacaattcacaccaattgacctagtcccatgctaagctggcgaagcttgtgttatgggtactaggcaacggatatacatacatattatagatagatagacatataaatacatatttaaacacccaagacctaagcacaacaccaaatgctcatcacatcgatgttcgtctcagccggggatcgaacccgggacccatcgattcgcagtcaggggtactaaccactagaccaatgagtcgtcaaacgTTAATCATTGAGATTccttctattttaaaaatcataatttaattaaattcgatttgttttgttattatttaattcttttgacAGATGACAACTGACACATGATAAATACTTCAAATCATAGAGGGTAGCCCCCAACTTTAAATAATCGAGGGGGCCAAtcaaaattgattttattcaatttatcgagtatttttcaagggaccgaaaaaaaatcaattaggcaaattaaatcataaaagatTAAAAGGAATGTTAATTTGAATAAGATTTTATAGGAACTCGTGTCCACTTACCAATAAGAGCGCCAAGAGTGAATGGAGTGACTTTCTTCACAACGATGGAGTTAGTGGGTCTGTTTCCTTTGAACACTTTGTGAGGTAAAATCTTGGATATCGCTTCTGGCGCCATCCCTGACTTCTTCAATTCGGCCTCTGcctatttcaatatttaatttacataaaatgtattatctaACGGTTatggtaatttaataaatattgtctttttttCATATACTGTAAATGTATTGTTGcaactaattttagtttaatatctTTATCAGACACAATAGTTTACTGGCGTATTCATATTTCTATGTCCCTGCTCTGAGAGCCTATTTTGGTAAGATTCAGAGACTAGCGCTAAGTAacgtcaaaaacgtattagaTTTTGATATTAGGGGGTTTTGTGTAGTTATATCGCATTAGTAGTAACTGTTAAGATGGTACAATTatgtggaaataaaaaaatgagacTAAAACTTGGTCGATCGAAGACTTTTCTTTCTTACtagcaatatatttttggaatGTAAAAATTTGACGTTGGTACACTAGTTATCCACTTAAATTATTGTCAACATGaatcatattaatattatcaagTCTCAGGAACATACTCTCATTCATATCGCAAGTCATACCCTCGTCTTCACagctgtcaaatatgtcaaatgtcatacagaaaaaaatactttgacAGCTCCTGAGACTTAAGTTTGATTGACGTTCTACAAGGTACATAGAGCAGAGTCTAATGTTACTTTTAATCTTGGCCATCCATAAAATTATTAGCAAAAACAAGtaagaagttttattaaaatgaatatagaaaattattaatacctCTGCAGCGGTCTTGCCCTTCATAAGCGCCTCAGTCTGGGCAAGGAAGTTAGCAAGCAATATCTTGTGATGAATGCCTCCCGATATCGGGTTATGCGTCTGCGCAGGCGCTATGAAGTCGCATGGGATCAACCTAAAAgggttattttaatacaatctaacgtaagtacaataaaaaagtaacgaattttttatattaattcttcGTAGACTGTATTCGAAACCAAACGGAACAcaacaaattttaaagttgATATGTTCGAGCtgtcaaaaattaaatgtatcgTATCAACtcacgcccgaacccaataattaatccacaatctcagattgatctgagatcagaccgtgacagtcgatcgatctactatctgcatcccaataaccaaaacCTACGAAGACAATtcatttttggcgacggataaaatgctctttgtcgttccactttaccgagttttcaatcatatttgataatcaatgtaaactaaataaagtaaataaaactgtacaaataacattaaaatatacatgtgtatgtttaaaacataacaaaaaatttt contains:
- the LOC125050617 gene encoding flap endonuclease 1: MGIIGLSKLIADIAPQAVKEMEIKNYFGRKVAIDASMSLYQFLIAVRSEGAQLTSVDGETTSHLMGTFYRTIRLVENGLKPVYVFDGKPPEMKSHQLNKRAERREEAEKELQKATEAGDQASIEKFNRRLVKVTKQHGEEARELLKLMGVPVVEAPCEAEAQCAALVKAGKVFAVATEDMDALTFGSNVLLRHLTFSEARKMPVQEFHLDQVLNGLELNHKEFIDLCILLGCDYCGSIRGIGPKRAIDLIKQHRCLEDVLRNIDLNKYQPPENWDYLDARRLFLEPEVTDADKIELKWSDPDEEGLVKFLCGDKQFNEERVRNGAKKLFKARTGTTQGRLDGFFKVLSTTPNPKRKAEEEKNKSNKKAKTGGGRGRKPK